In Desulfuromonas acetoxidans DSM 684, a genomic segment contains:
- a CDS encoding DNA/RNA non-specific endonuclease: MSKSSMFFLSIFILSFATFAQAGPLTEEHVLGGLPSNGTVLERNAYVVEYDTVHKAPRWLAYHLVPGYRDVPKRTGKWATYRNDPDLTEEPSDNDYSGVFQDEIRNYAHGHLAPYFISGGDRDGDGKLAEEDTDDKETVYQINYQTNLTPQHHNAFNGSGGVWYELETRIREDLLNEHGELWVFVGTIFGPGSYDVVGDNVHVAPLFFQIVAWKDENGAPQWEAYLLPHHQKAHGDPEDYLVSVRHIEALTGLNFFPDFDLQNLKRKSTAK; the protein is encoded by the coding sequence ATGTCAAAATCATCAATGTTCTTTTTAAGCATATTCATTTTATCTTTCGCTACATTCGCCCAAGCCGGACCACTGACAGAGGAGCATGTTTTAGGAGGGCTTCCCTCTAATGGGACTGTGCTGGAAAGAAATGCTTACGTGGTCGAATATGACACCGTACATAAAGCACCTCGCTGGCTGGCTTACCATCTCGTTCCCGGTTACAGAGATGTTCCCAAGAGAACCGGAAAGTGGGCAACATACAGAAACGATCCTGACCTAACCGAAGAACCCAGTGATAATGATTATTCGGGAGTCTTCCAGGACGAGATAAGGAATTACGCTCACGGACATTTGGCACCATATTTCATATCTGGTGGTGACAGAGACGGTGACGGCAAGTTGGCTGAAGAGGATACTGATGACAAAGAAACTGTTTATCAGATCAATTACCAGACAAACTTGACCCCACAGCACCATAATGCTTTCAACGGCTCAGGAGGAGTTTGGTACGAACTGGAAACAAGAATTCGGGAAGACCTGTTAAATGAACATGGAGAACTTTGGGTTTTCGTTGGAACCATTTTTGGCCCAGGATCTTATGATGTTGTTGGTGACAATGTTCATGTTGCACCACTGTTTTTCCAGATCGTGGCATGGAAAGATGAAAATGGAGCTCCTCAATGGGAGGCTTATTTACTGCCTCACCACCAGAAGGCTCATGGAGATCCCGAGGACTATCTGGTATCGGTCCGGCACATAGAAGCATTGACTGGATTGAATTTTTTCCCTGACTTTGACCTTCAAAACTTGAAACGAAAATCAACAGCAAAGTAA
- a CDS encoding DotA/TraY family protein, with protein sequence MPDVQTLGTQAESTAQTIIQQPDIVLTPPDQDIAVHLVSRWFGEGWHNLLNVPAGTAGGSEVLYAALKAFNLVLFSCVVVILLYTIGTGLVGSSQTGETMGRKYNSFWTSIRSCFAFVSLAPIPAVKGLCLMQLMVLSLTYMSFGGASWIHSATMDQLQNSGGVLYYTDTSLQHTEELGQHLLSAMVLQQERAFDYTQENAQIPPAVMTVDTIESEPDEDGTRPANHRLQFVTITQKTGFLSDLWAKFTDDKQTINNQESTDSQVLGTVLIDCPTGQDSEVCQARLEAVSMLVADLQEASTEIVESITSSTALSASEVRRSYELALNNYILRTRDAIPAAMEKDQDSFAKEVADYAEAAKELGWASSGWYYWSSLRLNQKANERINQGPVIESPIDIDRLVKTDEDQETYTMASQQIATIMATRTDATELAEVAFNTAQSSGFWGYLSGLLGPSNSMGLSVLFDPIEALSEGQEPLLYLQSKGHQIINGIVGLYVAKVTYENFKESIDNSVIGKAAGAVAGFAGKIPGFGLMAKAISPFLKAALSVASLLALPLLIVGLTWAYYLPIIPYIFFTMAVIGVLIQFAEAMVAAPLWAAAHALPEGDGLAGERAKQGYLLFFSVLLRPPLLMIGFVFSIVMLNGIGKYLAEGFQIYTAGLAAGQLSGAITYTATTVIFTVVMVLALQKLFSLITWLPDNVIRWIGQGAASLGEQASVDKGGMIFAGAMHQGVSAPGSTSAANKAAGTAAGQAGGMVKKRNE encoded by the coding sequence ATGCCTGATGTACAAACTCTTGGTACACAAGCCGAGTCGACGGCGCAGACAATCATTCAGCAGCCGGATATTGTGTTAACTCCCCCAGACCAGGATATTGCAGTTCATCTGGTTAGTCGGTGGTTCGGTGAAGGCTGGCATAACCTCTTGAATGTCCCAGCAGGGACAGCTGGCGGTTCAGAAGTTCTGTATGCCGCTCTTAAAGCATTCAACTTGGTTCTTTTCAGTTGTGTCGTTGTCATTTTGCTTTACACCATTGGCACAGGCCTGGTTGGATCGAGCCAGACAGGCGAGACAATGGGCCGTAAATACAATTCTTTTTGGACATCCATACGTTCATGTTTTGCCTTCGTTAGCCTCGCCCCAATTCCTGCAGTTAAGGGGCTTTGCCTGATGCAATTAATGGTTTTGAGTCTAACCTACATGTCATTTGGTGGCGCGTCGTGGATACACTCAGCCACCATGGACCAGCTGCAAAACAGCGGCGGTGTTTTGTACTACACCGACACCAGCTTGCAGCACACGGAAGAGCTTGGACAACACCTTCTATCAGCCATGGTGCTGCAACAGGAAAGGGCTTTTGACTATACACAGGAAAACGCTCAGATCCCACCTGCAGTCATGACCGTTGATACAATTGAAAGTGAGCCAGACGAAGACGGAACCCGCCCCGCGAACCACCGCCTGCAATTCGTTACAATAACCCAGAAAACCGGTTTTCTATCTGATCTGTGGGCCAAGTTTACAGATGATAAACAGACGATAAACAATCAGGAATCAACCGACAGTCAAGTGCTTGGCACTGTCTTGATAGACTGCCCGACCGGCCAGGACTCAGAAGTGTGTCAGGCTCGTCTTGAAGCTGTCTCAATGCTGGTAGCTGATCTACAAGAGGCATCAACGGAGATTGTTGAGTCGATCACCAGTAGTACGGCTCTATCTGCAAGTGAGGTGCGCAGGTCATACGAGTTGGCTCTAAATAACTATATTTTACGTACGAGGGATGCAATCCCGGCAGCTATGGAAAAGGACCAAGACAGTTTCGCCAAGGAGGTGGCCGATTATGCCGAAGCCGCTAAAGAGCTGGGCTGGGCCTCGTCTGGTTGGTACTACTGGAGCAGCTTGCGCCTGAACCAAAAGGCCAACGAGCGAATAAATCAAGGCCCTGTTATTGAGTCACCAATTGATATTGATCGGCTAGTCAAAACTGATGAGGATCAGGAAACCTACACCATGGCATCCCAGCAAATCGCCACGATTATGGCGACCAGGACGGATGCCACCGAACTGGCAGAGGTTGCATTCAATACCGCCCAGTCTTCGGGCTTCTGGGGCTATTTAAGCGGCTTGCTTGGTCCGTCCAATAGTATGGGCCTCTCAGTGTTGTTTGACCCAATAGAGGCCCTCTCAGAGGGGCAGGAGCCTCTTTTGTACCTGCAAAGCAAAGGGCATCAAATTATCAATGGCATCGTGGGTCTGTATGTCGCTAAAGTGACCTACGAGAACTTTAAAGAGTCGATAGACAATAGCGTTATCGGCAAAGCTGCAGGCGCTGTTGCTGGTTTTGCCGGAAAGATTCCCGGTTTTGGGTTGATGGCTAAAGCTATTAGCCCGTTTCTGAAGGCTGCATTGTCAGTTGCCAGTTTGTTGGCTTTGCCTCTGCTGATCGTCGGCTTGACCTGGGCTTACTACCTGCCGATTATCCCATATATTTTCTTCACTATGGCGGTGATTGGCGTGTTGATCCAGTTTGCGGAGGCCATGGTTGCAGCTCCACTCTGGGCCGCGGCACATGCACTACCTGAAGGTGATGGATTAGCGGGGGAACGCGCCAAGCAAGGCTATCTCCTTTTTTTCAGTGTCCTGCTGCGGCCACCGCTGTTAATGATTGGCTTTGTATTTTCAATTGTCATGTTAAACGGTATCGGCAAATACCTCGCCGAAGGGTTCCAGATCTATACCGCAGGGCTTGCTGCTGGCCAACTGTCAGGGGCAATCACTTACACTGCAACCACCGTGATTTTTACCGTCGTGATGGTGTTGGCACTGCAGAAACTGTTTAGCTTGATAACCTGGTTGCCCGACAATGTAATCCGGTGGATCGGACAAGGGGCGGCCAGTTTGGGAGAGCAAGCAAGTGTCGATAAAGGCGGGATGATTTTCGCCGGGGCCATGCACCAAGGTGTTTCAGCTCCAGGATCAACAAGTGCAGCAAATAAAGCCGCTGGTACCGCAGCTGGGCAAGCTGGCGGTATGGTCAAAAAAAGGAATGAATAA